A single region of the Verrucomicrobiota bacterium genome encodes:
- a CDS encoding nucleotidyltransferase domain-containing protein: MLKTPPSAPVLQRFRAAVAQTYGARLERMVLFGSRARGDAPPDSDYDVAVFLRGINDLNARWTEMDRLADISTALLEETGAFVHAMAYRAGSYNERTPLMHEIRAEGIDL; the protein is encoded by the coding sequence ATGTTGAAAACGCCGCCAAGCGCCCCCGTGCTTCAGCGCTTCCGCGCCGCCGTCGCTCAAACCTACGGCGCCCGGCTGGAGCGCATGGTTTTGTTCGGCTCGCGCGCGCGCGGGGATGCGCCGCCGGACTCCGATTACGATGTCGCGGTCTTTCTGCGCGGCATCAATGACCTTAATGCCCGCTGGACCGAGATGGACCGGCTTGCCGATATCAGCACCGCCTTGCTTGAGGAAACCGGCGCATTTGTTCACGCCATGGCTTACCGGGCCGGTTCCTATAACGAGCGCACTCCGCTCATGCACGAAATCCGCGCCGAAGGCATTGACTTGTGA
- a CDS encoding HEPN domain-containing protein, with protein MKPESAAYLNKARQFLGKAQTLFDELYWPDEAGRAAYLAALHAAQALIFETTGKVIKRHSGVHSKFSELVRAEPRVDDELRAFLGRAYNLKAVADYEAGPGAQVSPEKARAAIATARRFVECVTSLINVR; from the coding sequence GTGAAGCCGGAGAGCGCGGCCTATTTGAACAAAGCTCGCCAGTTCCTTGGCAAAGCCCAAACGTTGTTTGATGAGCTTTATTGGCCCGACGAAGCCGGCCGCGCGGCGTACCTTGCCGCGTTGCACGCGGCGCAAGCTTTGATCTTTGAGACGACCGGCAAAGTGATTAAGCGGCACAGCGGCGTCCACAGCAAGTTCTCGGAGCTTGTTCGGGCCGAGCCGCGCGTGGACGACGAGCTACGCGCCTTTCTTGGCCGCGCTTACAACCTGAAAGCGGTCGCCGATTACGAAGCCGGTCCCGGCGCGCAGGTGTCCCCCGAGAAGGCGCGGGCGGCGATCGCCACGGCGCGGCGGTTCGTCGAATGCGTCACGAGCCTCATCAACGTTCGCTAA